The window ACGCCAAAAACCTCATGATTTTTCAGCATTTCCGATAGATACCAGCACGTAACCTCGCTGTCGAGACGAAAATCAATCGCAGGCGTGACATCCAATTTCCCACACAAATTCTTGACAGGATGCAAAACTCGGGGCTAAAGGCTCCTTCACTTCGGGCGATTAACTCAGTGGTGAGAGTGCCATCTTCACACGGTGGAAGTCACAGGTTCAAATCCCGTATCGCCCACCACGAACGCAAAACCCTTCCAGGCAGCCGCCCGGAAGGGTTTTCTTTTGAGGTTTCCATGACAGCAGCCATCTCCGACGACTACGAGCTCCTGGACAGCGGCCACGGCCAAAAACTGGAGCGCTTCGGCCCCATCATCCTGGCCCGGCCCTGCGCTCAGGCCGTATGGTCGCCGCGCCGACCCGAACTCTGGGACAGCGCCAATGCCTCCTTCGACCGCAAGGATGGCCTGAACTGGCATGGCCGCGACGCCCTACCCCCGGAATGGGTCGTAACGTTGCGCGGCGTGCGCATGCGCCTCTCGACCACGGATTTCGGACACCTGGGCGTGTTCCCCGAAACCCTGGACCTGTGGTCCTGGATCGCGGACGCCGTGCGCCGGGCAGCACGGGATCGACCGGAAGCGCCCCGCTTTCTCAACCTCTTCGCCTATTCCGGCGGCGCGACCCTGGCCGCGGCCCAGGCCGGAGCGCGGTGCTGCCACCTGGACGCGTCCAAGGGCATGATCGAGTGGGCGCGAGGCAACGCGGCCCTGAGCGGTCTGGACAACGCCGGCATCCGCTTCATCGTCGATGACGTCGGCGCCTTCCTACGACGGGAAGCGCGGCGAGGACGCAAATACGACTGCGTGCTCCTGGACCCGCCGTCCTTTGGCCGGGGCAAACGCGGCGAGCTCTACAAAATCGAAAAAAACGTCCAGGACACCCTGGATCTGGTCCGGCAAATTTTAAGCGAAACACCGCTCTTCGTCGTCCTGACCTCGCACACGCCGGGCTTCTCGCCCATTGTCCTTAAAAATCTGCTCGCCCAGACGTTCGACGCGGGCACCCTGGACTGCGGAGAAATGCTGCTCCGCAGCGGACCTGATGTGCTCGATCTGCCCAGCGGCAACTGGGCGAGATGGGAAGCGTAAATTCAACACAGAGAGGGCATCATGGCACAACCCACGGATCCCAACGCATCCCTGACCGTCCTCATCGACGCGGACAACGCCAATCCGGCCATCGTGGACGGGCTTCTGGCCGAAGTCGCCAAACTTGGCGTGGCCAGCGTCAAACGCATCTACGGCGATTGGACCACGCCCAATCTTGGTCCGTGGAAGCAGGCCCTGCTCGAACATTCCATCCAGCCGATCCAGCAATTCCGCTACACAACGGGTAAAAACGCCACGGACAGCGCCATGATCATCGACGCCATGGATCTGCTCTACACCGGTCATTTCGCGGGTTTCTGCCTTGTTTCCAGCGACAGCGATTTCACCCGTCTGGCCGCGCGCATCCGGGAATCGGGCTGCCGGGTTTACGGATTCGGAGAGATGAAAACACCCCGGCCCTTTGTCGCGGCCTGCGACCGCTTCATCTACACCGAAGTGTTTTCTCAAAAAGCCGAAGGCCCGCAAACCGCGACCCTGACGCCACGCCCGGCCAAGGAATTGCGGTGCGACACGACCCTGATCAACCTCATCCGCTCATCCATCGAAGCCTGTTCGGATGAAAACGGCTGGGCCCACCTTGGCCCGGTGGGCGGTCTCATGCTCAAAACCGCCAACGATTTCGATCCGCGCACCTACGGATTCACCAAACTGAGCGAACTGATCACGGCCATTGGCCTGTTTGAAATCGACCGGCGGGAAACACGGGTTTATGTTCGCGATGCCAGAAAAAAATAATCCGCGGGAGGGCGGACGCGCCCCGGTCCGAAAAAATTTTCCGCCCCACGCCAACGCCGGCCGCGCCGACGCAATCTGACGCATATTTTTCGTTTTTACGCACCCAATCGCCACCACGCCAGCCAGCTGCCCACAACCACCAAAAAAACCGCCGCCAACCCCGCCGCGAGCAGCAACACCCGGCGCAGAGCCCGAATCGCGTCCCCGCTCCAAGGCTTGTCCGGCCCAAGCCGGGGCTTGTCCTTGATTGCTCCGAAATAGCGGGTCGGTCCGCCCATGCCGGCCCGCGTCGCATGCGCGGCGGCAGCCATGGGCCAACCGGCGTTGGGGCTGTCCATGGTCCTGGCCTCGCGGGCAATGCGGCCCAGCGACGATGGCCGCAGCATGAGCCACCCGGCCAGCCAGATGCACACAGCCGCCAGTCGGGCAGGAATCCAGGCCAAAACGTCATCAAGCCGGGCCCCGACCTTGCCGACCCGCTCGAATCGCTCGGTGCGATAGCCCCACATGGAATCGGCCGTGCTCACCGCCTTGTAGGCCCACAGCGCGGCCGGCCCGAACAGGGCCAGCCAGAAAAGCGGCGCCACGAAGCCGTCGTTGAAATTCTCGGCCAGGGTTTCGCCCAGGGCGCGGTAGGCCTCGCCCTCGTCCATGTCGGGCGCGTCCCGGCTGACCAAGCCGGCCAGATGGACGCGGGCCGCCGGCAGATCCCCCGCGTCGAGCAGGGCCAGCACGGCGCGGGTCTCACGCAGCAGACAGCCCCAGGCCAAGCCGGCATAACCCAGATACAGGGCCAACAGTTCGCCGATAAGCGGCAATCCGGTCAAAAACAGGACGGCAGCGAAGCACAACCCGGCCAAACCGACCACGACCAGTCCGCCGCCCACGATTGGCCCCAACCAGCACCGCCGCGCCCAACCTTCCAATTGGGCCAGGGCCCGACCGATAAGCCGGACAGGGTGGGGCCAATCATGGGGATCGCCGAAAAGCAGGTCCAGACCCACGCATCCGAACAAAAACACGAACACGGCCAGATTGACGGGCATGGCATAGAACGCGTCGAGCATGGGGATCTCCGCGATTGGTGGTTATTCGGCGACCTCGCGCCGATCCAGCTCACCGGTCTGGCGGTAGGCTTCGTAGAGAAGCACGGCGGCGGCATTGGCCAGATTGACGCTGCGGACCTGACCCCAGATAGGCAGCCTCGCCACGTGTTCAGCCTGATCCAGAACCTCGGCAGGCAGGCCACGGGTTTCCGGACCGAGCACGATGAGGTCGTCGGGCCGGAAGACAAAACGGTGGTAGCTCAACCCGCGCCGGGCGCTGGTACAGATCAAGCGGCCCGTTGGGCGGGAGTCCAGAAAGGCGGTCCAACTCGGCCAAATCTTCTTGTCCACATGCGGCCAGTAGTCCAGGCCGGCCCGCTTCAGATAGCGGTCCTCCAGGCTGAAGCCCAGGGGCTCGATCAAGTTGAGGCGGGTCGTGGTCGCGGCGCAGAGCCGGGCGATGGTGCCGGTATTGGGCGGAATCTCGGGTTCATAGAGGACTATTTGCATATCCGTGTCTCTTTGCGTATTTTTTGGCCCGCCCGAATCCGGCGCGCCAGGGTACACGCCCCATTGGCCGCCAAACCCGATTCCGTCAAGAACAGGAGTTTTCCATGCATCTGCTCGTCACCGGGGGCTGCGGCTTCATCGGTTCCAATTTCATCCACTATATGCTGGGCGCCCACGCCGACATGGTCATCGTCAACCTGGACAAGCTCACCTACGCGGGCAACCGTCGCAACCTGGCCGAAGTGGAGGCCGCGCACCTGGATCGCCGCTACCATTTCGTGCACGGCGACATCTGCGACCAAACCCTGGTCCCGGAACTGATGCAGCGCTTCCGCTTCGACGCGGTCGTCCATTTCGCGGCCGAATCCCATGTCGATCGGTCCATCAGCGACCCGTTCCCGTTCATCACCACCAACGTCATGGGCACCCAGAACCTGCTGGAAGCAGCCCGTCGGGCGGAAATCCCCCGCTTCGTGCATGTGTCCACGGATGAAGTCTACGGCACCCTCGGAGCCACCGGCCAGTTCACCGAGGACACGCCCCTGGCGCCCAATTCACCCTACTCGGCGTCCAAGGCCTCCTCGGACCTGTTGGCCCGGGCCTATTTCCACACCTATGGCATGCCGGTCATGATCACCCGCTGTTCCAATAATTACGGCCCGTACCAATTCCCGGAAAAACTCATACCGCTGACATATCTCAGGGCCTCGCGCGGGGAAGCCATTCCGGTCTACGGCGACGGCCAAAACGTCCGGGACTGGATCTTTGTCCTGGATCACTGCAAGGGCGTGGAGGCCACGCTGTTCAAGGGGCAACCCGGCGCCGTCTACAACTTCGGCGGCGACGCCGAGCGCGCCAATCTGGATGTTGTCAAAACAATCCTCCGCCTGACCGGAAAAAACGAGGATCTCATCACCTTCGTCACCGACCGCCCCGGCCACGACCGCCGTTACGCCATGGCCTTTGCCCGCTCCACACGGGATCTGGGTTGGACACCGCGGGTAACCTTTGAAGACGGCATGGCCCAGACCCTGG is drawn from Deltaproteobacteria bacterium and contains these coding sequences:
- a CDS encoding cobalamin biosynthesis protein codes for the protein MPVNLAVFVFLFGCVGLDLLFGDPHDWPHPVRLIGRALAQLEGWARRCWLGPIVGGGLVVVGLAGLCFAAVLFLTGLPLIGELLALYLGYAGLAWGCLLRETRAVLALLDAGDLPAARVHLAGLVSRDAPDMDEGEAYRALGETLAENFNDGFVAPLFWLALFGPAALWAYKAVSTADSMWGYRTERFERVGKVGARLDDVLAWIPARLAAVCIWLAGWLMLRPSSLGRIAREARTMDSPNAGWPMAAAAHATRAGMGGPTRYFGAIKDKPRLGPDKPWSGDAIRALRRVLLLAAGLAAVFLVVVGSWLAWWRLGA
- a CDS encoding tRNA (cytidine(34)-2'-O)-methyltransferase, with the translated sequence MQIVLYEPEIPPNTGTIARLCAATTTRLNLIEPLGFSLEDRYLKRAGLDYWPHVDKKIWPSWTAFLDSRPTGRLICTSARRGLSYHRFVFRPDDLIVLGPETRGLPAEVLDQAEHVARLPIWGQVRSVNLANAAAVLLYEAYRQTGELDRREVAE
- a CDS encoding NYN domain-containing protein, with product MAQPTDPNASLTVLIDADNANPAIVDGLLAEVAKLGVASVKRIYGDWTTPNLGPWKQALLEHSIQPIQQFRYTTGKNATDSAMIIDAMDLLYTGHFAGFCLVSSDSDFTRLAARIRESGCRVYGFGEMKTPRPFVAACDRFIYTEVFSQKAEGPQTATLTPRPAKELRCDTTLINLIRSSIEACSDENGWAHLGPVGGLMLKTANDFDPRTYGFTKLSELITAIGLFEIDRRETRVYVRDARKK
- the rfbB gene encoding dTDP-glucose 4,6-dehydratase, encoding MHLLVTGGCGFIGSNFIHYMLGAHADMVIVNLDKLTYAGNRRNLAEVEAAHLDRRYHFVHGDICDQTLVPELMQRFRFDAVVHFAAESHVDRSISDPFPFITTNVMGTQNLLEAARRAEIPRFVHVSTDEVYGTLGATGQFTEDTPLAPNSPYSASKASSDLLARAYFHTYGMPVMITRCSNNYGPYQFPEKLIPLTYLRASRGEAIPVYGDGQNVRDWIFVLDHCKGVEATLFKGQPGAVYNFGGDAERANLDVVKTILRLTGKNEDLITFVTDRPGHDRRYAMAFARSTRDLGWTPRVTFEDGMAQTLAWYQANGTWLDEVQSGAYRQFMDAWYAERHA